CTGTTACTGGGGGGCGGCAACATTCACTGCCTTACCCAACAGCAACCCGCGCCGCACAAAGAGTGAGTGCGGATGTAACAGCTTGAGTTGATTGGAAAATCGACCGGGCAGTCATTTGTTGCCCGCGCTTGAAGAGAAACCCGCAGCCCGTCAGGACTGCGGGTTTCTTTATGTCCGCTGGTCGACAATTTGATTACGTTGGCATAGCTCTTGTATCGCTCATGACGCACTAGGGAGGGGGGAGAACTTCAACAGTTCTGTCATAAACCTTGGATAACTTAGCCGCTCACGAACGGGGAGAGAGCGCTGAAATGAACGCCGAAGTGAACGTAATCAGCGAGCGGACGTTGCATCCCATGGCTGTAAATAGTGAGTCGCTCCAGATTGTCGCGCACTGGTTGAAGTCCAATGGAACGCGTCAGATCAGGGAACCTGATCCGCGCCGGATGATGATCGAGCGTTACCCCGCTGGCCTGTTCAGCGAGGCCGAACTGGATGCACTTTGGGATGTGATGGAAGGATAAGAAGAACAAACAAGGATTGTAAAAAGCGCTGCCGGGATGGCAGCGCTTTTTTTATGGGCGCGAATCAGAAGCTGTAGGTGCCGGTCATGACCAGGCTGCGCGGCGCGCCTGGCTGGATCTGGAAGGCGCTGGTGGCCGAAGCGTAATACTCGCGGTCGGTGATGTTGTTCAACGCTGCGCGCAAGTCCCAGTCCTTGTGGCGGTAGCCGACCAGCGCGTCCCAGCGCCCGTAGCCCGGCAACACGGTGGTGTTGGCGTTGTCGGCGTAACGCTGGCCGACCAGGGTCAGGCCGGTTTCGCCGTACCAACCCATCTCCGGTTTCCAGGTCAGGAACAGGCTGCCGTTGTGCTTGGCCACGTTGTTGACGCGTTTGCCTTCGAGGCCGTTGTTGTCCTTCTCGATGGTCGCGTCCTGCACGCCGACGCCTCCGCGCACGTACCAGTTGCCGACGATCTTGCCGGTGCCGGTCAGTTCGATCCCGCGTGAACGTTGCAGGCCGCTGAGTACGGTCAGGGTCGGGTCGTTTGGATCGGTGGTGCGGCGGTTGTAGAGTTCCAGCTCGTAGACGGCGAGGGTGGTGCTCAGGCGATCGTCGAGCCAGTCGCTCTTGACCCCGATTTCCTTCTGCTTGGTCAGCTCCGGACTCAGGTCGTTGGTGTTGCCGGCCGCACCCGGGGTGATACCGATCAGACCGCCGCCGACCGGCGAGAACGTTTTGGTCCACGAAGCGTAGAACGAGTGGTTCTGCAACGGCGTCCAGACTACGCCGAAGCGCGGGCTGGTGCTGTGGCTGTCGCGGTCTTCGGAAATGTTGCGCAGCTTGTTGGTCGACTCGATGTCGAAGGTGTCGTAGCGCAGGCCGGCGAGCAATTGCCATTGATCGTTAAGGCGCAGTTGATCCTGAACGTAGATCGCTCGGCTTTCGACTTCGGTGTGGCTGCTGCTCGACACCTGCATGCGCCCGGTGTGGCGCTGGCTGCGATCCGGGTTGTATAGATCCAGCGACGGCACCGGCTGAGTGCCCCGGCCGGTGGCCGCGTTGTACAGCGTCGGGTCGCGGCGCTGGCTGCCGGTTTCGATCCCGGTCAGCAGGCGATGCTCGAGGCCGAAGGTATCGAATCCACCTTCCAGTTCGACGTTGTTGTAGACGTTGCGGGTGGTCAGGTCCTGTTGCCAGTGCTGGCGGGTGACCTTGTTGGTTTTCGCGTCGAAGCCGGTGAGGTAGGTGTTGTCGAAATCGCTGTCGAGCTTGAACACACCGAGGGTGTGGCGCAGTTGCCAGTTGTCGTTGAGTTCATAGCTGAGTCGCGAGCGCAGGGATTGCGTCTTGTCGTCGATGAAGTCGTGATCGTTGCCGTAGGTCGTGTCCCGGCCGACATCCGCCGGACGTCCACCGACTCCGGGAATGCCGCGATCCGGCGTGCGGTTGTAGCGGCTGTATTCGTATTGCACCAGCCAGTTGAGATCAGGGGTGAGCTGCCAGCTCATCGACGGCGCGAACAGTTTTCGGTTGCCGCTGACGCCGTCGCGGAAGCTGTTTTCGTCCATGTTGCCCATGTTCAGGCGCAGGCTGATGTTCTCGCTCGGGTCGGCGCTGAGGTCGGCGTACAGGCTGCGCAGATCTTCGCTGCCGCCCTGGGCCTCGAGGGTCGAGCGGCGGCCGGCCTCGGGTGCCTTGCTGACGCGATTGACGATCCCGCCCTGGCTGCCACGGCCGTACAGTACGGCCGCGGGGCCCTTGAGCACTTCGACGCGTTCGATGTTGTGCAGATCGCGCTTGTACTGGCTGTCGTCGCGGATGCCGTCCAGATAGAAGTCGTTGCTGGCATCGAAACCACGAATGCGCAGGCTGTCGAAGCGCGTGTCGCCTCCACCGCTGACGTTGGGGATTCCGCTCAGGGCGTCTTCGATGTCATTGATGCCGTAGTCCGCGACGTTGGCGGTCTTGATCGAATCGATCGCCTGCGGTACGTAACGCACCGGGGTGGAGGTGCGGGTCGCGGTGTTGCTGACTTTTACGCGCGGGTCGTCGACCTGCGTTTCGGCACTGATCGAAGTAGCGGGAAGCTCAGTCGCGGAGTAAGCGAAACCAGAGGACAAAAAGGCAGAAAGCCCAAGCGTGACGGGCGTGAGACGGAACGGGGCAGGCATTGAAAAGCGCATCCGGAAGGGTGGAAGAATTCGAGCGCGCGAATGGTAATGCTTTGCATTTGCTTACGTTAATTATTCTGGAAAAGTTCCGTGAGTTGATTGTGTCAATTTGTTTCTGGTTTGTTTCAAGACGGTCACGGGACTGACAACAAGCGCATTCGACCGATTGCCGAAACAGACTGAAAGCCATTCCGGCGTTTTTCTGCAACGGCCGAAGGACTAACGTGGCTGCCATCGATTTCCCGGAGTTTTCAGATGATCCTTCACTACATTTACGACCCTCTGTGCGGCTGGTGCTACGGCGCCAAACCTTTGGTCCAGGCCGCACAGCAAGTGCTGCCGGTAATCGCCCATGCCGGCGGCATGATGACCGGCGCCAACCGTCAGAGCGTTTCACCCCAACTGCGCAATTACGTAATGCCTCACGACCGGCGAATTGCCGAGTACACCGGACAGCCGTTTGGCGAAGCCTATTTCGAAGGCCTGTTGCGTGATCACACGGCGGTATTTGATTCCGCTCCGCCGATTGCTGCTGTCATGGCAGCAGAAAACATCGATGGGCGTGGTCTGGAACTGCTGGGCCGTTTGCAAACCGCGCACTATGTAGAAGGCCGGCGAATTGCCGATGAGGCCGTGCTGGTCGAATGCGCGGTAGCACTGGGCTACGAGGCGGACACTTTCCTCAAAACCCTGCAGGCAACCGACACCGATCAACACATAAAGAACAGCCGCGCACTGTTGGCGAAACTTGGTGGCCAAGGCTTCCCGACCTTCGCGCTGGAACAGGACGGCCAGTTCACCCTGATCGATATCGGCCCGTGGCTCGGCAAACCGCAGGCGTTTGCACAATGGTTGAGCGAGTCGATCCCGTCGGCACCCGGCGCACAAGCCTTGCCGGTCTGTGGCCTCGACGGTTGTGTGTGACCGGGCATCAAATCCCTGACTACAGGCATTTCCCCGCACGAAGCTTTCGAAAAATTTACTTTTATTAGACGATTTTTGCCTATTTAAAGACGATTCTTGAAATTGACACATTGTTCAGGGCGCGGCTACGATTCGGCCCAACGCCTGTGGCTAACCGCCATGACTCAAAATCAGGAGCAGGCCCGCCATGACATTGTCTTGAGCGGGCCTTTTTGTTTCGGGGTGAATAAAAGAGTGCATCAAGCGCCGTTTCAGCCGTTCGACACAGCGCGTTTCAACCCGTAATAAGGAAAACAAAATGTTGAACAAGCGGATCAGTCTGATCGCATTGGGGATGTTGAGCGCCACTCAGGCCATGGCTAACGACCAGGCCGAGTCCAAGGGTTTTGTGGAAGACAGCAGCCTGAAAGTGCTGCTGCGCAATGCCTACATCAATCGTGACTACAAAGACGGCATCCAGGACAAAGCCGAGTGGGGCCAGGCGGCCATCGGTACGTTCTCGTCCGGTTTCACCCAGGGCACTGTCGGTGTGGGTGTGGACGCATTCGGTCTTTACGCACTGCGTCTGGACGGCGGCAAGGGCCGCAGCGGCGCTGGCGGTATCGACTTCTTCAAGCAGGGTGACAGCGGCAACGCGGCTGACGACCTGTCCAAGGGCGGCGCAGCGGTGAAATTCCGTCTGTCCAGCACCACCCTGACCTACGGCGACCAGATGCCGGCCCTGCCGGTGCTGAACTACGACAACTCGCGTCTGCTGCCGGAAAGCTACACCGGTACCTTGATCACTTCCAAAGAGATCAAAGGTCTGCAACTGGATGCCGGTCGCTTCACCGCCGAGTCGCGCAAAAGTGCTGAAGGTCGTGACAGCGGTGGTCTGAAGTCGATCAACGTATTGGGCGGTAGCTACCAGTTCACCGAACAGTTCAAGGCGGCGCTGTACGCGTCCGACGTCGAAGACGTGATGAAGAAGCAATACGTGAACGCCAACTACGTGTTCCCGATCGACAAGGATCAGTCCCTGACCCTGGACTTCAACGGCTATCGCACCAAGCTGGACAAGTCTTACGCCGAACTCAAAAACTCCGGCGGCCAGGACAACAAGATCTGGAGCCTGGCAGCGACCTTCGCCACCGGCCCGCACTCGTTCACCGTGGCTCACCAGCGCAGCACCGGCGACAGCAATCTGGGTTATCCGTACGGCGGCTATCAGAACGCCGGTGCACGTCAGGGCGACGGTGGTAACACCATCTACCTGGCCAACTCCTACTGGTCGGACTTCAACGCTGAAGACGAGCGCAGCTGGCAGTTGGGCTACGGCCTGGACTTCGGCGCATTCGGTGTGCCGGGTCTGAGCTACAACTTCGCTTACGTGCGTGGCGACAACATCACCACAGACACCAGCACCGGTGGCACCGAGCGCGAAATCTTCAACCAGTTCAAGTACGTCGTGCAAAGCGGCCCGGCCAAAGATCTGAGCGTGAAGGTGCGCAGCTCGATCCTGCGCGTGTCGCAGAAGTCCAGCGACTACAACGTCGGTGGCAACGAAGTGCGTGTGTTCGTGGATTACCCGATCAACGTCTTCTGATGATCGGCTGAACCCGCGAAACGCGATAAAAAACCCCGACTGGTTCGGGGTTTTTTTTTGACGGTTTTTCTGAAAAAAGCATGAAAACCCGTGTTTTTGTCATTTGAAATGCACTTTCAGGCCGTTTCAAATCGCGTTTCAAACAGGGCTTTAAATGCCTGAAATTCTTTCTCATGGACGCAAATTCTCCACCTAATAGATTAGGCCGCTCAATGCAGCGGAGAATTTGGTAATGATCGTTTTAACCAGAGAAGTGGGCGAATCGCTACGGCGCGACAAGTACGCCAACGTGCAGGGTGCTGACTTCAATCTCTACGGTCATTTCGCCGACTTCGTCAGACTGACCAAAAGTTGGGAAAACATGGAGCCTGACAGTTACTACGGTCAGGCCGAAGCCGGCATGCGTTACCGTCGTTACAGCGACTTTGAATACAACCCCAAGACGCGCGAGCTCAAGCAGCTGGAACATCGCGCGTATGTGCAGTCCAAGGAGAACAACGCTTACGTGGGCGGTGTGGTGCGACACTTCCAGGACTTCTCGGACGAAGTCATCGAATCGCCTGTGATGCGCAGTCTGATCGACACCGATTTCGAAGTGTACAAAAGCGTGTTGCCGGAAGAGCTGCACGATGAAATCTGGCAATGCCAGATCCATCAGATCCGTATCGAGATCAAACCCGGCAAACAACTGGAAATCACGCCGGAAGGCATTC
This genomic window from Pseudomonas kribbensis contains:
- a CDS encoding TonB-dependent receptor, coding for MPAPFRLTPVTLGLSAFLSSGFAYSATELPATSISAETQVDDPRVKVSNTATRTSTPVRYVPQAIDSIKTANVADYGINDIEDALSGIPNVSGGGDTRFDSLRIRGFDASNDFYLDGIRDDSQYKRDLHNIERVEVLKGPAAVLYGRGSQGGIVNRVSKAPEAGRRSTLEAQGGSEDLRSLYADLSADPSENISLRLNMGNMDENSFRDGVSGNRKLFAPSMSWQLTPDLNWLVQYEYSRYNRTPDRGIPGVGGRPADVGRDTTYGNDHDFIDDKTQSLRSRLSYELNDNWQLRHTLGVFKLDSDFDNTYLTGFDAKTNKVTRQHWQQDLTTRNVYNNVELEGGFDTFGLEHRLLTGIETGSQRRDPTLYNAATGRGTQPVPSLDLYNPDRSQRHTGRMQVSSSSHTEVESRAIYVQDQLRLNDQWQLLAGLRYDTFDIESTNKLRNISEDRDSHSTSPRFGVVWTPLQNHSFYASWTKTFSPVGGGLIGITPGAAGNTNDLSPELTKQKEIGVKSDWLDDRLSTTLAVYELELYNRRTTDPNDPTLTVLSGLQRSRGIELTGTGKIVGNWYVRGGVGVQDATIEKDNNGLEGKRVNNVAKHNGSLFLTWKPEMGWYGETGLTLVGQRYADNANTTVLPGYGRWDALVGYRHKDWDLRAALNNITDREYYASATSAFQIQPGAPRSLVMTGTYSF
- a CDS encoding 2OG-Fe dioxygenase family protein; amino-acid sequence: MIVLTREVGESLRRDKYANVQGADFNLYGHFADFVRLTKSWENMEPDSYYGQAEAGMRYRRYSDFEYNPKTRELKQLEHRAYVQSKENNAYVGGVVRHFQDFSDEVIESPVMRSLIDTDFEVYKSVLPEELHDEIWQCQIHQIRIEIKPGKQLEITPEGIHCDGYPFSGVHFWGRNNVEGAESRLYDIHEQQLASTTYQEILDTTYFLDRDMRHYVTPARNTHSHAMAYRQILAISFSRPGTAFDIVR
- a CDS encoding DsbA family protein, yielding MILHYIYDPLCGWCYGAKPLVQAAQQVLPVIAHAGGMMTGANRQSVSPQLRNYVMPHDRRIAEYTGQPFGEAYFEGLLRDHTAVFDSAPPIAAVMAAENIDGRGLELLGRLQTAHYVEGRRIADEAVLVECAVALGYEADTFLKTLQATDTDQHIKNSRALLAKLGGQGFPTFALEQDGQFTLIDIGPWLGKPQAFAQWLSESIPSAPGAQALPVCGLDGCV
- a CDS encoding OprD family porin, whose protein sequence is MLNKRISLIALGMLSATQAMANDQAESKGFVEDSSLKVLLRNAYINRDYKDGIQDKAEWGQAAIGTFSSGFTQGTVGVGVDAFGLYALRLDGGKGRSGAGGIDFFKQGDSGNAADDLSKGGAAVKFRLSSTTLTYGDQMPALPVLNYDNSRLLPESYTGTLITSKEIKGLQLDAGRFTAESRKSAEGRDSGGLKSINVLGGSYQFTEQFKAALYASDVEDVMKKQYVNANYVFPIDKDQSLTLDFNGYRTKLDKSYAELKNSGGQDNKIWSLAATFATGPHSFTVAHQRSTGDSNLGYPYGGYQNAGARQGDGGNTIYLANSYWSDFNAEDERSWQLGYGLDFGAFGVPGLSYNFAYVRGDNITTDTSTGGTEREIFNQFKYVVQSGPAKDLSVKVRSSILRVSQKSSDYNVGGNEVRVFVDYPINVF